DNA sequence from the Bacteroidota bacterium genome:
ATCCACAAGTCTGACATTCAATGTAGGGAGCATATCCTCTACGATTTTGAAAAAATATTACTTGGTCATTTTTTTTAATTATTTTGTTTGCTTCTTCATACAATTTTGAACCGAAATGTCCTTTCATCTTTTTCCTTTTGTATTCGTCTTTAAGGTCGGAAAGGATAATCTCCGGTGGTTGAACATCGGTAAATCTTCTGTCTATTTTTACATATCCGTACTTTTTTGTTTTTGTATTAAAATATGTTTCAAATGAAGGAGTGGCTGTTCCAAGCAAACATTTGCAATCAAAAATAGAAGTCATGACAACGGCTGTATCTCTTGCTTGATAACGTGGTGCAGGGTTTTGTTGTTTGAAAGTTGATTCGTGTTCTTCATCAATAATTATAAGTCCGAGTTTTTTAAATGGTAAAAACATTGCTGAGCGTACTCCAAGTACTATTGAATATTCTTGATTAAGGGTTTTATGCCAAATTTCATATCTCTCATTAGGATTGAATTTTGAATGATAAATACCGATTTTGTTACCAAAATAATTTCTTAATCGTCTTATCAATTGTGCTGTTAAAGAAATTTCAGGTACGAGATATAAAACTTGTTGCCCTTTGCTGATAAGGTCTTCAATAAGATTTATGTACAAATGAGTTTTCCCACTACTTGTAATTCCGTGTAATAAAACTACATTCTTTTTCTCAAATTGAATTTTTATTTCTTCAAGTGCTTTTTGCTGAAAATCTTTTAGTTCAAAACTTTCTTTTTTGTATTTTTCTTTTTCAATCCTGTCAACTTTTACACTTTTAATTATTAATATTTTCTTTTTTTCAAGTGATTTAATTATTTGTGATGAAGCTCCAGATATTTTGATTAGTTCTTTTTGTGAAATCTTCTTTGCTTTTTTAAACATTGATTGATAGCTTAAAATAACATCAAGTTGTTTTGGTGCTTTTTCAAGTTCAGTAAAAAGATTTTTTAGTTTATTTTCATCTTTATATTCAGGATTCAGTTCAACGAATTTTTCCTTTTTTACTTTGTAGGTGTCCTTTAATTCTTCTTTTGGTAAAATAATTCCGTGTTGGTAAAGTGATTTAATTATGTGAAAAATATTTTTAATTTTTAAAATATCCTGAATTTGCGAAAGCGACAATTCATTCTGATTTACAATCGATTCAGTGATAATAATCTCATTTTGAGTTAAATTTGTAATATCTCCGTCATATTCAGGATTAATAATAACCTTGCTTTCACTTTCAAGTTTTAAGCTTGGAGGTAGTGCTACCGCCATTACTTCCCCCACCGAAGAGCAATAATAATCGGCTATCCATTGCCAAAGTTTTAGTTGTTTTGAATAAATAATCGGTTGTTCATCAAGTATATCAAGTACTTCTTTTGCTTTGTATTTCTCGGGTTTTTGTTTGTGAATTTTAACAATTAAAGCAGTATAAATTTTTCGCTTACCAAATTGAACAATAGCTCGTTTACCAATTTCAATTTTATCTGTAAATTCATGAGGAACCTTGTAAGTAAATGCTTTACGCAAAGGAAATGGAAGTACAACATCCGTATAAAAAAAATCTTTATTGTTATCTTCAAAAAGTCCCATTTCTATTTTCCAATTATTACAAAAGTGAAATTATAATTTTGGTAAATTAATAAACAACTTTGTATAAAACAGCTGGATAATTTCCATCCATATTTATTTTAGCTACAACTTCGAGCCATTGCGGTGCATTGTCAGGATTTAATAAAGCTCCTAATTGCATTCGAGCTGATGCCTCAATAAGTCCAAAATATAAGTAATCAACTTTTTCTTTTTTTAACTGATTTAAAAGTTCATCAGCTCCTCCTTTAGGAATTTCAACAGCAGTGCGACCGAGATAATATGCAAGATATGGTGCTACTGCCATAATTTTTTCCTGTTTTGATTCTTTTTTATTTTTAATTGGAATATTCTTTTCAAACCATTTTGCACAGTCAATAATTGTATATCTTACAGAATCAATTTTTACTTTATAAAGCAATGCCGGTTGTGTTTGCTCTTGAACTTTAATGTCATAAGGGCTTTTACTTCCTTCTTTTTTTCTTATTAGTTTGTTGCTGGCTGTTGTGTAGGTAAGTAGTTTAAAATCAGGTGGTACTTTGCTTGGGTCTTGCAAAAAGTTAAATCCTCTGCCTGCTTCCCAAATACTGTAGTAAACATAGTCAACTTCTTTCTTCCAAAGTAGTGCTACTTGTTCATAATAATTTTTAGCTGTAGGAACATATTTTTTTTCAAGATTAAGGTAATAAGCTATATGTGCTTTTCGTGCCATAATTTTATCGCCATCCTTATCTTTGGGTTTTAGTCCTTGAAATTGTTTTGCCATTTTAGGCAAATTTTTATCTCCGCAACTTATGTTCTCACTGTTGTAGCTATACGATTTACTGAAATTCCAAATAATTAATATTGTTGCAAGAACTATTACTGTTGATTGGGATTTTATCACTGATTTTTTTAAATATTTATTTTCAGAGAAAAGTGCATTAACTCCGAAAACAAGATAAAATGGTATCAAAAACATTGAAAATCTTTCGTTGTAAAAAACCAATAGCAGAACTCCAAAGAATAGAAAGTTAGCAAGGTAGAAGGTCCAACGAGATTTGTCGGGCGGATGTATAAACAAAAGTAACAATCCAAAAATTGAAAATATAGCGATATGCCAGCCAATCAAGCTACCAAGGTCTTTGCCTAAATGGCTAAAACTGTTAGTAATTAATTGTTTGAAAAATGTTCCCGGTTCTTGAAAAACAACCTGTGTAAGTGAGGAGTATTTG
Encoded proteins:
- the priA gene encoding primosomal protein N'; translation: MGLFEDNNKDFFYTDVVLPFPLRKAFTYKVPHEFTDKIEIGKRAIVQFGKRKIYTALIVKIHKQKPEKYKAKEVLDILDEQPIIYSKQLKLWQWIADYYCSSVGEVMAVALPPSLKLESESKVIINPEYDGDITNLTQNEIIITESIVNQNELSLSQIQDILKIKNIFHIIKSLYQHGIILPKEELKDTYKVKKEKFVELNPEYKDENKLKNLFTELEKAPKQLDVILSYQSMFKKAKKISQKELIKISGASSQIIKSLEKKKILIIKSVKVDRIEKEKYKKESFELKDFQQKALEEIKIQFEKKNVVLLHGITSSGKTHLYINLIEDLISKGQQVLYLVPEISLTAQLIRRLRNYFGNKIGIYHSKFNPNERYEIWHKTLNQEYSIVLGVRSAMFLPFKKLGLIIIDEEHESTFKQQNPAPRYQARDTAVVMTSIFDCKCLLGTATPSFETYFNTKTKKYGYVKIDRRFTDVQPPEIILSDLKDEYKRKKMKGHFGSKLYEEANKIIKKNDQVIFFQNRRGYAPYIECQTCGWVPKCKNCDISLTYHMISRTLSCHYCGYKTAIPTKCDNCGNTQMKMKGFGTEKIEDDLEVLFPGIEGIRMDYDTTRKKKAYHKLISKFEKGEAQILVGTQMVTKGFDFEKVKLVGILNADQMLNYPDFRAVERSYQLISQVSGRAGRRKERGKVIVQTFTPEHPAFIFIQANDFEGFYNLYMKERRGFKYPPLTKLILISLKDKSQTKVSEGGEFLAKRLKLKLGKRVLGPEAPPISKLRNLYINQIMLKFERDNALIKNAKETLIDEISKFNFDTRYKSIRVVIDVDPY
- a CDS encoding glycosyltransferase family 39 protein produces the protein MTKKQTAKKKQKDTSTKKIANLNDSKIFQNKWLGLILGGSYFLIMAIISFSFHKIGDYGVETDFFWSYVPQAQNFLDGNIIIDKYRGPLYPITLGLFSIILGDFFKTGIFLAILSASLIIYLTYELLKSLFNPLVALITVLLLAVNTTFNLYTYSAGTDMFFNFLITASLFFILKSRKYELKNIIIAAVFGGLAYITRYNGIFIFITVIASILFINIYKLDWKKRSITALIFIVVFAAIISPWGIYTQQKKGKAFFNQNYQNIAYEYLAKDKMSWDEFWYQGNRDKYSSLTQVVFQEPGTFFKQLITNSFSHLGKDLGSLIGWHIAIFSIFGLLLLFIHPPDKSRWTFYLANFLFFGVLLLVFYNERFSMFLIPFYLVFGVNALFSENKYLKKSVIKSQSTVIVLATILIIWNFSKSYSYNSENISCGDKNLPKMAKQFQGLKPKDKDGDKIMARKAHIAYYLNLEKKYVPTAKNYYEQVALLWKKEVDYVYYSIWEAGRGFNFLQDPSKVPPDFKLLTYTTASNKLIRKKEGSKSPYDIKVQEQTQPALLYKVKIDSVRYTIIDCAKWFEKNIPIKNKKESKQEKIMAVAPYLAYYLGRTAVEIPKGGADELLNQLKKEKVDYLYFGLIEASARMQLGALLNPDNAPQWLEVVAKINMDGNYPAVLYKVVY